The Bacillus sp. F19 DNA segment GGGAACAGGTGCATTCCCATCATAATATCCAGTTACCAGGTCTCCTGCTGAAACCATTGCATGGTCAACGAAGTAAGTAGCGGGTGACACAACAAAATTTACGGTTGCGCCTGATCCGTTTTCTACAGAAATTAATTTATAACAGCCTTCACCATTTTGGCCTGAATTAAAATCACTGATCATTGTAACGATTCCTTGAAAAGAATAAAAATTAGTCATATACATACCTCCATTGTTAGAAAAAGAATATGCTTTTGATCTATAAAGCGATCTTAAAAAGAAACATCCCCAAGGAAGAGCTTAGGGTTGTCTTTTGCATTATGTTAAATAGCAGGTGACCCACCTATGTACAATATGTAGGTTAATACCTAAACGACTGTGCGGATGCCTAAAAAGGTGAGGAAATGTTCTGTGGGAGAATATACATAATTTTAAAGCCCTCAAAAAAAGTGTCAAACCTTGATTTATAAGGGTTTAACGCTTTTTTACATTCATGAAAATCATTCATTCATCATAGATTCCGCTCTAACAAAATCCCCACTTGCTCTGACATGACATGACATGAGGAGGATACGGCATTTCATTCTTGAACCACCATTCCACGATCCCTACGTAAGACGTCACAATAAATTGAAGGATAATTTCTTCATTTAAACCCTGATTTTTCCCTTTTGTGATATCCACTTCATTCTTGAACTCTTCAATCAGTAACTCGACGAACTGACTGCGGAAAGAAGGGGCCCCTTTACTGGCTAACATCGTTGAAAAGAATAAATAATGACGTTCAAGGTATTCGAACCAGGGAAGATTCGAATCTCTGAATTCCAGTTCAGCTGCAGATTCGCATATTTCTCGCAGTTCATTAATATGTTCTTCAATCAGCTTATTCAGCAGATCAAATTTATCTACAGGGCGCAGATTTTGAATCGGATTAATTTTAAGTGAAATGCTTTTGACTTTAGGTCCATAAAGAACAACTGAATCTCGAACTTATTTTTATAGGACTGTTTCGTATCGCAGGGCGATACAGCTTGCAAAAAGGGTTAAAAGGCTTCATATTTAAAAGAAAAGGAGGTCCGATATGCGACGTGATATACAACCGAATGAACGAGCATTCTCTTCCAAGGAAGCAGCAGAAGAAGTGGGGATTGCGACTCCCACTGTTCGTAAGTATGGCCAAATTTTAGAGCGGAATGGATATGAATTTTTGAAAGATGGCGAACGACGTATCTTTGTTCAATCAGACATCAGAGCGCTTATAGCGCTGCGCGATACGGACAAGCCCCTGGACGATACAGCTAAAGACCTTGTCCACCAACAAAAAGAAAGATTAGAAGAATCCGAGGTAACAGAGGTTACGATTCCCGATACATATGATCATTTACCAAGCGACCCCAATCAATTAAAAGAGGTCTTAGTGTATGTAGTCAATGAACTCGCAGCAGCACGTGAAATGAATGTCCAGCTAAAAAACGATATGTCACACCTTAAAACAACGGTTGCCCGGCTTCAGCAAGATCATCATGTGATAAGTTCCAGCATTGGAAATTCAGCACATAAAACAAATGTTAAAATTGAAAAATTAACTCAGCAGCAAAATATTCATTACGAAACATTGCTGGAACAAGAAAAACAAAAAAGTGAACTCTTACAAAAAGAAATTCAGAATATGAGGGACGAACAGAAAAAAGAATGGAGTTCACAAAATGACTTTAATAAACGGTTAGAAGAAGCGATACAAAAACCTCAAGAAAAATGGGAGTGGCTTTTCTCCATATTCCGAAAATAAACTTGAATAAAAATCATCGTGACCTATTTTATAGGCATAGATGAAAGACTAAGAGCATTTTATCAATTAACAGGATTTGGTGCATGCTTTGTAAGAGCGCGGAGATAACCATGTATCGCTGAGCTCTTACAAAGCAAATGAAGGCTCATTTGAAATACATTGTAGATATGTGTAGGCGATATGCATTTAAACAAAATACATAGCTTGAAGCAAGCAAAAAAGCATGTTTGCTATTGAGGCGGTTACTTCTTTCCAGAACAAGATGGAGTTGTTCTAGAAAGGGGCGATCGGCTCTTTTTTTGTTTCGTATCGCAGGGCGATATAACTTTCGAAAATGGCAATTGACATTGAAGCGCATATAGCGTTACGCGATATGGACAAGTCGCTGGACGATACAGCTATCAACAAAAAAAAGATTAGAAGGAAGAGATCTTTTAACTTATGTTCCAACTATTCTAATTTCACGATTCTTCAAATTTCATTAATTCCCGGGAAATATCTACAAAATCAGAGCAGTTATCGACAAAAGGGAGGTGGTGATGAAGTGGCCTTGCTATGATCAATAAAAAATTCAAAATTAAAAACGAGTGAATCGTGATGATGATTCACTCGTTTTATTAGGCTTTAGGCTCTACCAATTCTGTACCGAATCTCCTTCAATTAAGCTTACATTGATTCGTTCGTGTTCACGCTTTTCCATTTTGATTAAATTAAGAAGCAATTCTGATGCTAAAGCACCCCATTTATGCTTCGAATAGTTGATTGTTGCCAGTCTTGGGTGAATGTACTGAGAAACTTCAATATTATCAAAACCAATGATATGAACGTCTTCTCCTATACGCAAGTGCGTCCGGCTAAAATAGTCATACATGCCGATTGCCATTTCATCGTTTAAGCAAAATACACCGACTGGCTCTGAAAATTCCTGGTGAATCTTCTTAGCAGCAACCTCTCCTGACGGTCTGTTGAAATCACCGTCAAGCTCAATATATTGGATATGTGAATACCGTTGTACTGCCTTTTGGACAGCCTCCAGTCGCTGCCGTGCATCAAACGATATTTCGGGCCCTTTTAAGACATAAATCTTTTTATGACCTTTTTCAGCCAAATAATCAATTGCCAGGGTTGCACCGGCTTTGTTGTCGAGCAGTACTTGAGAAATATTCGGATGATCCATTCTCCGATCCATTACAACCAGCTTATGTCCGCGTTCTGCATGGCTCAGCAATTCTTCTGTTTTATACGTTGCATCCAAGATAATGGCTCCATCAATCATACGTTCCGGCAAGAACCTGTGAGACTCTTTTCCGCTGCATACGATTAGTTCATAGCCATTCTTGCTTAATGTCTCCATCATTCCCTGAAGAAGCTGGCCGTAAAATGCTCCGCTGTAATTCGTCAAATAGATTCCGATTATCTTGGTTTCTCTCTTTTTCAGCGAACGAGCAGCTGCGCTCGGGATATAATTTAATTCTTTCGCAATTGCATGAATCCGGTCAGATGTTTCCTTAGTAACTTTCGGACTGCCGTTTAAGGCATAGGAGACCGTGGATATGGAAACACCTGCTTTTTTCGCAATGTCCTTAATACTTACCAAAGCCATTCTCTCCAACCTCTTTTTTTGTAAACGTTTTCCTATATTATACCTAATGATTATAAATAAATCTCTACGGTATTTTTCTTGTCATTCAACTCACCGATTAATTCTGAGCGGTTTACCACTAGACCTCCGTCACGGTAAAGATTGTGATAAGTTTTAGCTGCCTTTTCTTTTCCATTGATAATTAACCGCTTTTTATCATTTCCGCTGATATGATAAATGAATGTTACAGGCTTCTCATCCAACATATAATGAAATTCTAAGCCTTGCATGCTTTCAGGCAGAACAGGGTCCAGGATGAGATTTTCTCCATTCACCCTTATTCCTAAACAGTTAGAGATCAGCTGATTCATATAGATTCCGGGTCCTGACGAATAAATGCGCCATCCGCCTTTAACTTTTTCCTTGCCTGCTTTTAAATCATCGAAACGTTCCTGAGCTTCATAACGTGTTTTGAAATCACCGTCTGAGCTGCTGAAGTAGGCATTACTTTGACGTCTTTCTGCATTCGGAACAGCTTCTTGAATCATAACCGGGTTAATTTTTTCAAGACCGCTCCACACTTCTGATGTCTTTCCAAGCTTAGCCATTGCTTCTACAAACCGGATGTGTGCGTGAACATATTGCAATCCAATCTCACGCCCGAAATTAGATGCTTGTTCAGCACGTTTGAAGTGTGTGCTCACACCGCCTTTATAATGGGCAGGCTTATCCATTAATCTTACACCATCCGGGCAATAAAATTTATTCATAATGATATGAAGGTGCTGTTCTGCTTGTTCAGGTGTTAAAAGCTCTGCAATCATACTTCTGGTCATCGGCAGTAATCGGTAGTTGATGCCTGTCGTTTTATCTGATGGATGCAGCATGAATTGGGGATCGTCTGCATTTTCCATATACACAAATCCAGGAATGACATCGTTGCTCAGTATATATTCTTGAAAATCTGCCTTGATGCCATCAGCCAGCTTTCCTAATTCTGAGGCCCTTTTCTCATCGATCTGTTTTAACAATTGAGAGAATTGCGCCATTACTTGATAGGTTAACGCAACTGTCCATGAACTCACCATGTACTTCTTAAGCTGCGGGTTCGCTGGCTGAAGTGTGTCATCCCAGTCTCCGTCGCCGTACGAAGATAAATGAGAATCATGCAAAAAGTTAGCTTTCATATAGTTAATCTGCTTTTGAATATGATCTAATAATGTGTATGTCTTATCAGTAAAATTAAATGAAGTGTCTGTATAAGGAATCTCTTCCGACAGGATTTCAAAATCATTTGTTGCTGAAAGATAATCTGTCACAGCTTTAAGCGGCCATACAATGATATCACCATGGGATTCTTCCTGCTGAATGGTGAAATATTGATCGAACATAAACCATTGCGGCCAGTTTCCTGTTTCTTCATACTGATGAGAGTATAACGTAAGCAAGATCTCTTTAACTGCATCATAATGCTGTGTGGACAGGAAATACTCTGTCGGTCCCTGACAAACATCACGAGTACCCCAAGCAGCTCCGCCGTATTGCTCTAATCCGTGCGGAACCGAATAATGAATGAGCATGTTGTGCGTATACCAGTGTGCTAATGCGTTCATCTTTTGCAGTTCTGCTGTTTCTTTTCCGAATTTAGATAGGTGGAAGCCTCGATTTGTTTGACGTATAAATTCACGATAGCGTTCAATTTCTGTGTCTGCGTTTTTTTCATTAAAAGGAAATGAGCGGCCATCAATTAACCCTTGGACAGTCATAGTCCACTCACTTGTGGGTGCCAAATCACAAACTACGAGTGATGCAGTTCCTGAATCAATCTTTTCGCCGAAGATTGTTTCATCGGTTACGTTCATTTCAGCACCAGCGACTTTCATATGATAGCACAGGTTTTTATACGTGTTTGCACTGTCTGAAGAAGCGTCAGCATAGAACACCAAAACATCTCTTTTTATTTCCATCTTAAACGGAGCTTCATATTCCTGATTGTTCATGGATACTTGGTTCGTAATGACAAAACGATAGTTCTTCCCGCTCTGAGCCTTTAGTTGAAGCACTACTTCCGGTGAATCAACCGTGGTGAAGTTTGTGATGGTGAACAAATCATTCTCTATTTTGTAGAACCAGCGTGTATAATTAAAGCCCATTTCAAACAGTGAAGGCATCGTCAACAGCTGAAGTTTTCCGTCCAGTTCAACATAAATGCGCTGACCTGAAGTCTTCATCACATTCAGTGCATTGCGTGCATTCGTCAGCATCTTATGAAACGAAGTGTTTCCGACAACGAGCTGTGAGTTGAAGATCCCGTACATATAAGATGTTGTTGAGACAGTATCTTCTTTTAGGTGAACGTTATTACCCGTTACAAGAATGTGACCATGTGGACGTTCTACCATTCTTTCTTTTTCTTTTAACACAATATGTTCATAGGTTGGCGTGAAGAAAGACAGCAGCTTGTCTCCTTCGTATTCCTCTAGAATTCTTTCAGGAAACAGATTTTTTACTTCTTCTAAGCTAAGATCGGCTGTTTTTACCGTTCCTGTAAACTGCTTATTCCGTTTTACCTTTGAAAGTGTGATTGTTTCCTTACTTTGCAGAGACTGTACGTTTTTCCAGGCATCGAGTACCTCATCAATAAACTGGGCAGATGTTACCGCTTCCGGGTGATTTTCTTTAAAGCATCCGTAAAAGACAAACTGTTCAATGCCTTGCAGCTCAACTGCTTCTGATTGAAGGGCAATGTAAGCAAACTCGTATTGATACACGGAGTTTGGAAGGTTTTTTTGATAGAGTGCTTCAGGTACATCCGTCTCCTTAAAAGAACGTCCAAAGAATTGAAATCCGTCTGTAGCATATCCGATTGCTTTCGTTAATGAGCCTTGCTGTAAGTAAGGAAATTTATTTCCGTTAGGCTGATTCTGACGGGAACAAACAACATAGCCTAATGGTTTTTTATCAAATACTTGATGATCAACATATTGCGCGGTGAACGCCTCGTTTGTCCGGACTGCCCCTCTATGAGCAAGGCCGACATCTTGTCCATAGATGAGGTCTGCTTTCACATTCGCACCGTTTACCTCCACATTCCAAAACCAAATGCCATTTGGAGTTAACGTGAATACGACTTTATACGAAACGTCTTCAAAAGACCCCTCCCAAATGGCCTGGCTTTCATTATAAGAAACTGTACTGTTTGAACGCGTGCCTACTAAAGGTGTGACTTTCATACCCTCGGGCAGAAATAGACGCAAGTATAGATTGTTCAAAGCGCCATCAATTGGATTGCTCATCCACTGGTTAATCATCGTATCTTTATAAGAAACTTCGAAAATATCACCAGAATGTAAAAAAGTAAAACGATAGTCACCGTTTTTGATTTCAAATTTTCCCTTCGTCGCAGTTGTCATCAAATACCCCTCAATTCTCTATTTTGTAAGCTCAAAACAAGCGCTTTTAACATCATGGCTGCTGCCGCCGACAAAGACAGTAAATTCCCCTTCATCACTGGTAAAAGATAGATCCGCATGGTAATAGCGAAGCTGCTCTTCTATTAAAATAAATTCAACTGTTTTCGTTTCCTCTGGATCGAGCTTCACTTTTACAAATGCCTTTAATTCTTTTAACGGCCGAATGACTTCACCAACCATATCACGGATGTATAGCTGAACGATTTCTTCTCCAGCCGTCTTGCCGGAATTGGTTACATCAACGGAAACTGTCAACGGGTGATCGGGCGATATTGTACATGATGATAGCTTTGGCTCACTGTATTTATAATGTGTATAGCTTAAACCAAATCCAAATGGATATAATGGTTCATTTGGAATGTCCAAGTACTGAGAAACATAACGGATTTGCGCATCTGGTGCATCTTTTGGACGGCCGGTATTGTAGTTATTGTAATAAACAGGAACTTGTCCTGCTGTAAATGGAAATGACATCGTCAATTTTCCGGATGGATTTCGCTCTCCAAAAAGAAGATCTGCAACCGCATTTCCGCCTTCTGTCCCAGGATACCAAGCCTCTAAAATGGCATTTGCCTGTCCTTCAATTCCAGACAGATCAAGAGGTCTTCCATTAAAAAGGACAATGACAACAGGTTTACCAAGCGCTTTTATTTTTGAAACGAGCTCTAATTGAACCTCTGGCAGACGAATGTCTGCGCGGCATCCAGCTTCTCCGCTCATTTCAGAATCTTCTCCAAGTGCAAGAACGATGATATCCGCTGCTTTTGCTTTTGCGGCCGCTTTTTCAAAAAGTTCATCTGAGCTGGTTTCAATCCCGCAGCCTTTTTCAATCACTAGGTCTTCAGGGCTTAGTTTTGCAGAAAAGGCTTCATGCAGGGTTACAGCGTCATCCTTTGAACCTTGCCATGACCACGGTCCTAACAGATCTCCGTTTTCTGCAAAAGGTCCTATTAAGGCAATTTTCTTTTCATTATTTAAAGGCAAGATTCCATCATTCTTAAGCAATACGCAGGATTTAACGGCCAGCTCATATGCTGCTTCTCGATGTGTTCGAGAGAGCACCACTTCTTTTTCACGATGTACATCGGCCCCGCGATAGGGATTTTCAAAAAGAGCCAGCTTTTCCTTTAGCTCTAAAATGCGGTATACCGCTTCATCAATTCTCTTTTCTTCTACTTTTCCTTCTTTTATTAACGCTGCTAAATGATGTGCATAGCATGATGTCATCATTTCAATATCGACACCAGCTTTGATTGCATTCTCCGCTGCATCTTTTTCATCTCGCGCAATGCCATGTGGAATCTGTTCTTTTACGGCTCCCCAATCCGAAATTAAAACACCATTAAAGCCCATTTCTTCTCGAAGGAGGTTGCGCATCAACTTTTTGTTCCCAGTCGCAGGGATTCCGTCCACTGTATTAAATGCGGTCATGACCATCTCACAGCCTTCGTCTAATGCCGCTTTATAGGCAGGAAGGTATGACTCCCGAAGCTGACGCTCTGACATATCTACCGTATTATAATCACGTCCGCCTTCTGCCGCTCCGTAAGCTGCAAAATGTTTTACACAAGCGGCTACACGATCTGTGTCACCTGAAAGGTCATTTCCTTGAAAGCCTCTTACAAAAGCTCTTGCAAATTCACTGTTTAAAAAAGGATCTTCTCCCGTACTCTCCATTACTCTTCCCCAACGAGGGTCGCGTACGAGGTCGACCATAGGTGCAAAGGTGACATGAATCCCGCTGACGGATGCTTCTCTTGCTGCGATTTCAGCACTTTTTTCTGCAGCCTCTAAATCCCACGAACAGCCTATGGCTAAAGGAACGGGGAAAATGGTTTTGTAGCCATGAACAATATCTGCCATCATTAAGAGCGGAATACCAAGCCGGTTCTCTTTCATGTGAGCGTCCTGGATGTTTCGGACTTCCTTTGCGCCTGATGCGCCAAGTACAGATCCGCTGTTGATGACATCTTCCTTCTTTATTCCCAGCTCGAGCATAGGTCCAGTAATTTGTCCTTCAGTAGCAGCGCCTTCATAAAAAGGGGTAGCAAGCTGGATTAGCTGAGAGATTTTCTCATGAATCGTCATTTTTTCTATTAGAGATGTAATTCGTATTTTGTCCATTCACCCGCGCTCCTTAAATTTTAGTATTTGAAAGTACAGATATCATCGAAACGTTTCTATTAAATTCAATGCGATTATAAGCCTAACACTGACAGGTGTCAATTTTTCATTGGCATTAAAATTAAAAAGAAGAACTTGAAAAACCCTTTGTTAATAAAGAATTTTAGAAGTTTTTTCATTTTTTCAATTTCATGTTGTAAACGATTACAGCTTGAATTATAATGTGTTTATCGAAACGTTTCAATGATAATTTGAATAAAGAGTCTACATTATCAAAAAAGGAAATGCTTACTTGTGTATTTATGACTCTAGTCTTAAATACAAATAGGAAGCAAATAAGAGGGGGAACAAACATGAAAAAGCATTGGTTTAAAAAGTCAGCAGTAAAATCAATGGTTGGAGCTTTATTGATTACTGGGGTACTCGCAGGCTGCTCTTCTGAGTCAAGTGAAGACGGAAAAACAACATTAACCGTTTGGGGAATGGGGGAAGAAGCAAAATCCCTTCCTAAAATCGCAGAAGAATTCGAAAAAGAAAATCCTGAAATCGATGTAAAGGTTCAGGCACTTCCTTGGGATCAAGCACACGACAAACTGCTGACAGCTGTTGCATCTAAAAAAGGACCGGATGTTTTGCAAATGGGAACAACATGGATTCCTGAATTTGCATCAGCAGGAGCCTTAAAAGACTTAACTCCTCATGTGAAAGACTATCCGGAACTTGATCCGAAGCACTTCTTTGAAGGATCTGTTGAAACCACGAAATACGAAGATAAGATGGTTGGTGTGCCTTGGTATGTAGACACCCGCCTACTTTACTACCGTACAGATTTACTTGAGGAAGCAGGCTATAAAGAAGCCCCTAAGACTTGGGAAGAGTTGAAAGATGCGGCGGACAAGCTTGCTGATCGCGGAGAAGGAAAATATGGAATTGCTATTGATGCAAAAGAGCAAAGTTTATCTTTTATGTTCGCCCGTCAAAACGGAGCTGAGCTGCTGGGAGCAGAAAACGATCCTAAATTCAACGAACCAAAATTTGCAGAAGCAGTAAATTATCTGAACAGTTTCTATGAGAGCGGAGCAGCGCCAAAAGATGATCTGGGTATCGACATCGTTCAAGGATTCCGCGGAGAAGGTATTCTGCCTATGTTTATCAGCGGTCCATGGATGATCAAATTGATCAACGACCAAGCTCCTGAATTAGAAGGAAAATGGGCAACTGCTGTTCTTCCGGCAAAAGAAAACAATGTATCAGCACTTGGCGGATCTAATCTGTCTGTATTTGAGCACACAAAGAATGAAGAAGAAGCATTAAAATTTGCAGCTTACATGAGTAAACCTGAGACACAATTAAAGTGGATGGAAATGACGAACTCTCTTCCGGCAGCTCAAAAAGCCTGGGAAGATGAATCTCTTACTGGAAATAAGTACTACAAAGCATTCGGGGAACAAATGGAGAATTCTCAGCCAATGCCTGTTATTAAGCAATGGGAAGAAATCGCCCAAACTTACTTGAAGAGCTTCGAGAAGATCTATCGCGGCGGTGCAGATGTTCAGAAAGAGCTGGATTCCTTCGACAAACAAGCAGAAGAAATCTTAAAAAAATAAGTCAGGTCAATATAGATAACGAGCAGTTCCTGCTGCTCGTTACCTTTTTATTGACGAGTTCAGGGCAACCATGAAGGATGTGAAAGACATGAAAAGCTATTCAAAAACAACTCCTTATCTCTTTATTGGGCCAGCTCTACTTCTATTGGCCTTATTTTCTCTTATCCCTATTGTTCTTGCATTGGTCATTAGTTTTACAGATATAGATCTTGCCGGACTCGCTGATTACTCGAATATTAGTTTTATTGGAATCGAAAACTATGTGAATATCTTTAAAGACCCGATATTCTTAAAATCGATTGGTAATACCATCTTTTACGTAGTAATTGGTGTGCCGCTTGTTATTGCATGCTCACTCGGCATCGCGTTGCTGATTAATTTCGGTACAGCCCGAATCTTTAAGGCTTTTCGGCTCGTTTTTTATATGCCTTCTATTACAAACGTCGTTGCTGTAGCAGTCGTATGGACTTACCTCTATAATCCTCAGTTCGGTTTGTTTAACTATCTGTTAGGCTTAGTGGGGATTCCTTCCATTCCTTGGCTGCAGGATCCAACGATTGCAAAAGTCTCTTTAATTGCACTGGCAGTTTGGCGTGCAATTGGAATCAATATGATTATTTTCTTAGCTGCTCTTCAAGGTATTCCAAAAACCTATTACGAAGCTGCTCAGCTCGATGGAGCAAACAACTGGAAGCAGCTTACGAAGATAACAATACCTCTGCTTCGGTACGCAATTTTCTTCGTATCGATTACAACGATGATAGGATGGGTTCAGTTCTTCGAGGAACCATTCGTCATGACAAACGGAGGACCGCTGGATAGTACGACTTCTGTTGCCCTGTTTATCTACCGCAACGGATTCCAGTTGAGCAACTTCGGATACGCGGCTGCTGGTTCGTTCTATTTATTACGATTATTATCATTACGATGATTCAGTTCAAATTGCAAAAGAAAGATACAGACTTTTAAGAGGTGAGGCGGGAACATGAAAGCAACAGTATCTGATGCAAAAAAAGCATACAGAATTCAGCAATGGATTGCAGGAATCGTTTTAACTCTTGGAGGACTATTGGTTTCTATTCCTTTTATCTGGATGATTCTTTCTGCGTTCAAGCCTGAAAGTGAAGTGCTTCAGCTCACTCCAACTCTATGGCCTGAAACCTTTACAACGGAAAACTTCATCTACTTATTTGAAAACATGAACTTTGCTGTTTATCTTCGCAATACGATTTTCATTGTCCTCTGTTCTTTTGTCGGCCTTTTCTTTAATGCGATGGCTGGATTCGCCTTCGCTAAATACAAGTTTAAAGGCAGAGAAAAGCTTTTTTATCTTGTCCTTGCGACCATGATGATTCCGGGACAAGTGACGATGATTCCAGTCTATTTGATTCTAAATCAGATGGGATTAACAAACACGATGGCGGGAGTTGTATTACCAGGGTTGGTCGGAGCATTCAGCATCTTTTTGTTCAGACAGTTCATGTCTACAATTCCAGACGAACTGCTTGAAGCTGCCCGATTAGACGGAGCAAGCGAGTTACGGGTTTTCGTGCAGCTGATCCTTCCAATATCAAAGCCAATCATGGCAGTTCAAGGAATATTAACGTTCATAGCGGGGTGGAACAGTTTCCTATGGCCGTTGATTATTGCAAATGATGAAAGTTTATACACCTTATCAGTTGGTTTGAGCTTATTGAAAGGTCAGTATGGCGGTAACTTTGCGCTGCAAATGGCAGGTTCAACCTTTATGGTCGTGCCAATCGTCATTATCTTTATCATCTTTCAAAAGCACATTATCGAAGGATATACCATTTCAGGTATGAAATAAGATCAAAGGACTGACTGTTGTCAGTCCTTTGATCGATTAACAAACCTCAATTTACACCCATATTTAATAGTCAGAAAAAAGCACCAGTTTCCCAATGGACACTGGTGCTTTTCCTTGCTTATTGGATAGAAAACACTTCCTTTTCCAGCAGTTCTTCAGGTTTTTTGCCGATTGGATCCTGGTGGAAGTAATCGCGGATCATACCATCTTTTAAGAAGTTGGCAATGGATACCATGATCATCCCTTGATCCAATGCAAGATACGCTTTAGCAATCTCGCCGGTTTCAACGTTAACAGAATCATAGAAGCCATAAGTACTGTAAGTGTCTAATTCTCTTAACGCTTTGATGTTCTTTTGTACCGCTTCCGGGTCATAGTCTAGTGCGAGGAAGGATGCATGTGCCGTTACAGTCGCCCCGTCTTTATATTCGGAAGTGCCCAGCGGAGTTGCTGCGAATTCACTGTATCCGTCAGGTGTAGCTGCCGGTGAGAATCCCCATGCCGGATATCCTTTTTCTGCTGCGAATGCTTGTTGGCTTAATAGAATGCCAGTACTGAGTGTTACTGCTGTTGCCTGCTTGGCAAGCCTGCTAAAGTTCATAAGTCTTCCTCCTCGTTTTATGTGTGATTGCTTGTACAATTAGAATTATAGGGGAGTCCTTGAGAGGAGAGGTATGGTACATATTGATTGGATTTTAGTCGTATATTGATATTGGCTCAAAGAAGGGCTAATGCTCTTTTTGTTGAATGTACAAAGACAGTGAGTTTTAACCAAACGTTTAAGGAGGCATCAAATGGATAAAAGAGTTCAATTCGACTTTGAAATCGAGTTTACTAACGGGGGAGGACTTCAGGGGCAGGAATTCCGGCTTGATATTGAAGGAGATGACATCTCTGATAAGGATCTGACCAAATATATCGTAGAAGATATGAGGCTGCTTATGGTTGGCGAAGTAAGGATTTTCAACAAAAAAATCATTACGGAAAAACATAAACGAAAATCTGTTGAAGATAACGCCGGTCGGTTTTTGGATTCTGGATCGGTGATGAAAGGAGAAAAAATGGCGGGTTTGAGCATGAAGACGGTCATTACAGGAGAAAAAGTAATCCTCAGACCTTTTAAAGCTGATGAAGATTTACCCTTTATAGAAGAATGTTTAAAGGATCCTGTCGTTCTAAAATATACCGGCAGTTCTGACGAGTACGACAGAGTAGAGGTTTACAATTGGTATCACTCCAGAAATGAACAAACCGACCGCTTGGACCTTGCGATTGTTGATAAATTCCCAAATATCTTGGTTGGAGAAGTAGTGGTCAATGAATATGATGAACAAAATCAAAGCATGAATTTCAGAATCCTTATTGGTCCGAGAGGCAGAGATCGCGGCTTGGGAACGGAAGCATCTCAGCTAATC contains these protein-coding regions:
- a CDS encoding sugar ABC transporter substrate-binding protein, whose product is MKKHWFKKSAVKSMVGALLITGVLAGCSSESSEDGKTTLTVWGMGEEAKSLPKIAEEFEKENPEIDVKVQALPWDQAHDKLLTAVASKKGPDVLQMGTTWIPEFASAGALKDLTPHVKDYPELDPKHFFEGSVETTKYEDKMVGVPWYVDTRLLYYRTDLLEEAGYKEAPKTWEELKDAADKLADRGEGKYGIAIDAKEQSLSFMFARQNGAELLGAENDPKFNEPKFAEAVNYLNSFYESGAAPKDDLGIDIVQGFRGEGILPMFISGPWMIKLINDQAPELEGKWATAVLPAKENNVSALGGSNLSVFEHTKNEEEALKFAAYMSKPETQLKWMEMTNSLPAAQKAWEDESLTGNKYYKAFGEQMENSQPMPVIKQWEEIAQTYLKSFEKIYRGGADVQKELDSFDKQAEEILKK
- a CDS encoding carbohydrate ABC transporter permease, giving the protein MKATVSDAKKAYRIQQWIAGIVLTLGGLLVSIPFIWMILSAFKPESEVLQLTPTLWPETFTTENFIYLFENMNFAVYLRNTIFIVLCSFVGLFFNAMAGFAFAKYKFKGREKLFYLVLATMMIPGQVTMIPVYLILNQMGLTNTMAGVVLPGLVGAFSIFLFRQFMSTIPDELLEAARLDGASELRVFVQLILPISKPIMAVQGILTFIAGWNSFLWPLIIANDESLYTLSVGLSLLKGQYGGNFALQMAGSTFMVVPIVIIFIIFQKHIIEGYTISGMK
- a CDS encoding GNAT family N-acetyltransferase, whose amino-acid sequence is MDKRVQFDFEIEFTNGGGLQGQEFRLDIEGDDISDKDLTKYIVEDMRLLMVGEVRIFNKKIITEKHKRKSVEDNAGRFLDSGSVMKGEKMAGLSMKTVITGEKVILRPFKADEDLPFIEECLKDPVVLKYTGSSDEYDRVEVYNWYHSRNEQTDRLDLAIVDKFPNILVGEVVVNEYDEQNQSMNFRILIGPRGRDRGLGTEASQLIIEYVFKNTDLSFMTLSVFAFNPRAMKVYENLGFVIQSVDQNELEFEGEWIDSINMKLTREDWMKGK